From one Xyrauchen texanus isolate HMW12.3.18 chromosome 17, RBS_HiC_50CHRs, whole genome shotgun sequence genomic stretch:
- the rrp15 gene encoding LOW QUALITY PROTEIN: RRP15-like protein (The sequence of the model RefSeq protein was modified relative to this genomic sequence to represent the inferred CDS: inserted 2 bases in 1 codon), whose product MKEIMAVVYFDIEKAYDTVWREGLLIKASRIGIDGNMYNWLSQFLFERTFVVQVGGCQSLIYKAENGIPQGSVVSPILFNIMINDIFDNLGYGVGCALYADDGAIWKRGRNFKQVMSDEDYEYSDDGVSEHEETAGSDGDKEEEQNGDAEENDNPNAGWAETMAKILGKITESKPSILLKNKEMNKIKDKNKKEWLEKKKQVLSGHLINSTLTCREKPDVVRGRDHERNLQRTATRGVVQLFNAVKKHQMNVDQKMKDVGGSERKKAKILSSXSKKDFIDVLRGADSPAIKKERKATAEVKVENPAWSVLRDDFMMGASMKDWDKESDEEAGGDQDPDEDCRSESD is encoded by the exons ATGAAAGAGATTATGGCAGTAGTGTATTTTGATATAGAAAAAGCGTATGACACGGTATGGAGAGAAGGGTTGTTAATTAAAGCTTCAAGGATAGGAATAGATGGGAATATGTATAATTGGTTATCTCAATTTCTGTTTGAAAGAACATTTGTAGTTCAAGTGGGAGGGTGTCAATCTTTAATTTATAAAGCAGAAAATGGTATTCCTCAAGGGAGTGTTGTAAGTCCAATTCTTTTTAATATCATGATTAATGATATTTTTGACAATTTAGGATATGGTGTGGGATGTGCACTGTATGCTGATGATGGGGCTATTTGGAAGAGAGGAAGAAATTTCAAACAAGTGATGTCAG ATGAAGACTATGAATATTCTGATGATGGTgtcagtgagcacgaggagaccGCAGGGAGTGATGGAGATAAGGAAGAAGAGCAGAATGGAGATGCAGAGGAAAACGACAATCCCAATGCTGGATGGGCTGAAAccatggccaaaatcttggggAAGATCACTGAAAGCAAACCAAGCATCCTcctgaaaaataaagaaatgaacaAGATCAAAGACAAGAACAAGAAAGAGTGGCTTGAAAAAAAGAAACAGGTATTGAGTGGCCATCTGATCAATTCTACTTT AACGTGCCGGGAGAAGCCTGATGTGGTTAGAGGCCGAGACCATGAGAGGAATCTACAGAGAACTGCAACAA GGGGTGTAGTGCAGTTGTTCAACGCGGTAAAGAAACATCAGATGAACGTGGATCAAAAGATGAAGGATGTCGGCGgttcagagagaaagaaagcCAAAATTCTGTCCTC GTCTAAGAAAGACTTTATTGATGTTCTACGAGGAGCAGACTCACCTGccattaagaaagaaagaaaagcg ACAGCAGAAGTGAAGGTGGAGAATCCAGCCTGGAGTGTGCTGAGAGATGACTTCATGATGGGCGCCTCCATGAAGGACTGGGATAAAGAGAGTGATGAAGAGGCAGGAGGAGACCAGGATCCTGATGAGGACTGCAGAAGTGAATCAGACTGA